One Danio rerio strain Tuebingen ecotype United States chromosome 22, GRCz12tu, whole genome shotgun sequence genomic window carries:
- the LOC141380151 gene encoding uncharacterized protein: MRFRDRLKLDNQTGSLTIMNIRSEHAGDYEMLISGAKLITKTFSVSVYACLPVPVLIFNSSQCSSSQYNCSVVCSVVNVSAVSLSWYKGNSVLSSISVSDLSISLSLPLEVEYQDKNTYSCVINNTISNQTTKSNVNHLCQPCPDSGYLLGFISAAAAGSLLIISAVGIFCICRKHRKTAQEVEIQSEEITYAETVFTKRRAPESKSKEDHQVVYGQIKT, encoded by the exons ATGAGATTTAGAGACAGACTGAAGCTGGACAAtcagactggatctctgaccatcatgaACATCAGATCTGAACATGCTGGAGATTATGAAATGCTGATCAGTGGAGCAAAACTGATAACAAAAACCTTCAGCGTTTCTGTCTACG CTTGTTTACCTGTTCCAGTTCTTATCTTCAACTCTTCTCAGTGTTCTTCATCCCAGTATAATTGTTCAGTGGtgtgttcagtggtgaatgtgagcgctgtgagtctctcctggtacaaaggaaacagtgtattgtccagcatcagtgtgtctgatctaagcatcagtctctctctacctctggaggtggaatatcaggataaaaacacctacagctgtgtgatcaacaacaccatcagcaaccagaccacaaaatccaacgtcaatcACCTCTGTCAGCCATGTCCAG ACTCAGGATATTTGCTAGGGTTTatctctgctgctgctgctggatcTCTGTTAATCATTTCTGCAGTCGGGATCTTCTGCATCTGCAGGAAACACAGAAAGACAGCTCAAGAAG TTGAGATTCAATCAGAGGAGATCACTTATGCTGAGACGGTGTTCACCAAAAGACGTGCGCCTGAATCA AAAAGTAAAGAGGATCATCAGGTGGTGTATGGTCAAATTAAGACATGA
- the LOC137489039 gene encoding SLAM family member 9-like, translating to MEGDSVTLNTDTQISTDDIQWKFGANNSLIAIIKIKKQNLFTIDDALNGRFRDRLKLDNQTGSLTIINIRFKHAGDYKAEITGVKLTTKNFSVSVYARLPVPVLIFNSSQCSSSQYNCSVLCSVVNVSAVSLSWYKGNSVLSSISVSDLSISLSLPLEVEYQDKNTYSCLINNTISNQTTHLDITQLCQTCPGITISKISFKQNFTYSNNGLLQVLQDLR from the exons ATGGAGGGAGATTCGGTTACTCTAAACACTGATACTCAAATATCTACAGACGACATACAGTGGAAATTTGGAGCGAATAACTCTCTCATAgctataattaaaataaagaagcAAAATCTCTTCACAATTGATGATGCTCTTAATgggagattcagagacagactgaagCTGGACAATcaaactggatctctgaccatcataAACATCAGATTTAAACATGCTGGGGATTATAAAGCAGAGATAACTGGAGTTAAACTGACAACAAAAAACTTCAGTGTTTCTGTCTATG CTCGTCTGCCTGTTCCTGTCCTCATCTTCAACTCTTCTCAGTGTTCTTCATCGCAGTATAATTGTTCAGTGTTGTGTTCAGTGGTAAATGTAAGcgctgtgagtctctcctggtacaaaggaaacagtgtattgtccagcatcagtgtgtctgatctcagcatcagtctctctctacctctggaggTGGAATATCAGGATAAAAACACCTACAGCTGTTTGATCAACAACACCATCAGCAACCAGACTACACATCTGGACATCACTCAGCTCTGTCAGACATGTCCAGGTATTACAAtttcaaaaattagttttaagCAGAACTTCACGTACAGTAATAATGGTCTCCTTCAGGTCCTCCAGGATCTCAGATAG